The nucleotide sequence CTCGATCCGGTCCCCGGGCCGCAGATCCTGAAGCCTGCCGCGGACATTCTCGGGGGCGATAAGCGGCAGCACACCCATTCCGATGAGGTTGGAGCGGTGGATCCGCTCGAAGCTGCCTGCGATGACCGCCCGCACACCGAGGAGCCTCTGGACTTTGGCTGCCCAGTCGCGGGAGGAACCGGTGCCGAACCTTTCGCCGGCGATGATGACCGTGGAGTTCCCTTCCCGGCGGTATCGGTCGGCAGCCTCTGGCAGTGGCAAGACCTCGCCGCTGGGGCCGTGCACGGTGTGGGCAACCGGCAGGCCGCCGGGGATTGCGGTCCCGAGGTGGTTGTTGACGGTCTTGTTGTGGAACCCGCCGCGGAGCATCACTTCCCAGTTGCCGCGCCGCGAGGCAAAGACGTTGAGATCGGCCCGGTCTTCGCCGCGTTCCACCAGGAAGTCTGCCACGAGGCTGTCTGCCGGGATCGCGCTGGCCGGGGAGATGTGGTCTGTGGTGATGTCATCGCCAAGGACCAGCAGGGGGTGGGCGATGTAGTGGCCCAGCTGGCTTCCCTGGTCTGGCGAGGCAAACGGTGGCCGGCGCAGGATTGTGGAGCCGGGGTCCCAGGGGAAGAGCGGCGTGTCGGGTGCTTCGAGCCGGGACCACATGGGATTCCGCACGGCCACCGAGAAGTCCCTGGCGAAGTCCAGCGGGTCTTGTCCCGCTTCCCACGCCACATCTATTTCCGCCTGTGTCGGCAGCAGGTCAGCGAGCCTGACCGGTGCACCTTCCGCGCCGCTCCCGGCACGGAAATCGTAGGAGGCCAGGTCGACGTCCGCCCGGCCGGCCAGGGCGTAGGCCACGACGAGGGGCGGGGACATGATGAAGCCGAGGTCAAGGTCCGGATGTACCCGGCCAGGGAAGTTGCGGTTGCCGGAGAGGATGGCCACCGGGCGGATCCTGCCTTCGTCCAGGCTTGCCCTGATGCGGTCGGGAAGGGGGCCAGGGTTGCCAATGCAGGTAGTGCAGCCAAAACCAACGATGTCGAAACCGACCGCACCGAGGTCTTCCAGCAGGCCGGAGCGCTTGAGGTAACTGGCCGCCGCGGGCGACCCCGGGGCGAGTGAGGTTTTGACCCATGATGGCAGGCCCAGTCCCAGCTTTCGGGCCTTGGCGGCAACCAGGCCGGCAGCGATCAGCAGCTTGGGGTCCGTGGTGTTGGTGCAGCTGGTGATCGCGGCCAGCGCAACGGGGAACAGCGGCAGGTCCCCGGCATGTTCCCGGAGGGGATTTTCGGTGTGCAGGACCGCCGGTATCTCTGCCAGCGCGAGCAGGTCCTGCGGGCGGCGCGGCCCCGCAGCGCGCAGTTCGATGGCTGCCAGATCAACCGTGATGGTGGAGGTGTAGTCGGGCTCAGCATCCGGGTCGAACCAGAAGCCGCAGGCCCGGGCGTAGGTTTCCACGAGGGTGCGTTGGAATTCGCTGCGGCCTGTTTCACGCAGGTAGTCCAGGACGTTTGCGTCGATCGGGAAGTAGCCGGTGGTGGCCCCGTATTCGGGCGCCATGTTGGACACCACTGCCCGCTGCCCCACCGTCAGACCGGCCACACCGGGACCGTAGAACTCCACGAATTCACCCGATACCCCCATGGCACGCAGGCGCTGGGTGACGGTCAGGGCCAGGTCAGTTGCAGTAGCACCGGGAGGGAGGGCGCCCGTCAGCCTGACACCGATGACGTCCGGAATCCGGAGGGTGGTGGGCATGCCGAACATAACAGTCTGGGCTTCAAGGCCGCCGACGCCCCAGCCAAGTACGCCAAGGCCATTGATCATGGGCGTGTGGCTGTCCGTGCCGATCATCATGTCCGGGACTGCCCACGGCAGGCCGCCGTCGTGATCTTCAACCGTGGTGACTACCGTGGCCAGCTGCTCGAGGTTGATGGTGTGCATGATGCCGGTGCCCGGCGGGTTGATGTGGACTGTTTCCATCGCCTGGGATGCCCACTTCAGGAAACGGTAGCGCTCCCGGTTCCGCCGGTATTCGTGGACCAGGTTGCGGCCGGCTGCGTCCGGACGGCCGTACTCCTCAACGGCCAGCGAATGGTCGATCGAAACGTCCACTCGGAGCATGGGGTTCAGCGTGGACGGATCCACGCCGGCTTCCGCGAGCGAGTCCCGCATTGCCGCCACGTCCACCAGGGCTGGGGTGCTGGTGGTGTCATGCATCAGCACCCGCTGCGGCCAGAACTCCAGTTCCTCTTCAGAGCTGCGGGCCCGGAGCCAATTGCGCAGGTTCCCGACCGTCCGGGCGGCTTCCGCCGGCACTGACCTGCGGAGGGTGTTTTCCGCCAGCAGGCGAAGCACCATGGGCAACCGGTGGAAGTCCGGGCCCAGCGCGGCCCGGACGTCGGTAATGCGGAACCTGCGTCCCCCTACCGCAATGGCCTGATGACCAATGGTGGTTCCGGTTTGGAGCGTCATTGCAACACCTTCTCTTCGCTTTCCTGCCCCGACCGGGTAGCAGGACGTGCCGTTTGGAGTACCCAAACCGACGCTTGCTGCTTGCACTTGGGATGTTGTCCCACCGCCCCTCGTCAAGCGGACCGGTGGACAGATATAGATCATAGCTTATAAGCTACAGCGGTGGCGCTAATCACATAAAGGGCCGCTGCTGTACTCCCCGAAAGGAAGGAAGGGCGATGGAGCCCCATCCGACGTCTGTTAAGAAAACCTCCCGCATGAAGCAGGTGGCACGCGCCGCCTTCGCCGTCCTGGGCATCACCGCCGTCGCCCTGGCCTCCGTGAACGCGTCGGCAAGCGGCTCCGGAGATGACGCCCGCAACCGGCTCACCCTGATCGCGCCCGCAGGTGCGGGAGGCGGCTGGGACGGAGCAGCACGTGAAGCTCAGCAGGCAATGCGCGCGCAGGGCCTTGTCAACAACGCGCAGGTGGTGAACATCCCCGGAGCCGGAGGAACCATCGGCCTGACGAAATTCGCGGGGATGGAAGGCGAGAGCAGCACGCTGATGCTGATGGGCATCACCATGCTGGGCGCGATCAACATCAATGGCTCCGACACCACCCTGGAGGATGTCACGCCCATCGCCCGGATCACGGAGGACTACGACGTCCTGGTGGTTCCCGCCAACTCGCCCTACAACTCGGTGGATGAGTTGGTATCCGCCTGGAAGCGGAACCCCGGTTCCTTCGCTTTCGGCGGCGGTTCGCTCGGCAGCGTCGACCAGATGATCATTACGCAACTCGCCCAAGCCGGCGGCATCGAACCCACTGCGGTCAACTACATCGCATACTCCGGCGGCGGTGAACTGGCCACCTCGCTCATGTCCGGAACCATCAAAGCCTCAGTAAGCGGCTACGTGGACTTCGCGGACCAGATCGAAGCCGGACGCCTGAAGGCCCTCGCGGTCTCGGCCCCGGAACCGGTGGAGTCGATCGACGTGCCCACACTGAAGGAGCTCGGCTACGACATCAGCTTGACCAACTGGCGCGGGATGGTTGCCGCCCCCGGCATCACGCCCGAACAGAAGCAGGTACTGCAGGACATCGTGACCGAAGTGGTGCAGACCCCTGAGTGGAAAGACGCCATAGAGCGGAACCAGTGGACTGACAGATTCCTCGCCGGAGAGGAATTCGAACGGTTCATCGCCGACGAGAGTGAAGCCGTGAACAACATCTGGAACGAACTCGGCTACTGACCTCCCTGCCATCACACACAACGCTGGAGAAGACATGACAATCCTGGTCGGATACACAAAAACCCCCGAGGGCAACGCCGCCCTCAGCCACGGTCTGCAGGCGGCTGAACTTGCCGGTAAGCCCTTGGCCATCTTCCCTCTCGGGGAAATTCATCAGACTGCCACCCGCGAGGCCGGGGACGCCGCCGTGCACGAGGCGGTCGAAGCCGGTGCCACACTCCTGCACCGGGACCCGCAGGGACGGCACCCCGCTGAAGAACTCCTGGACAGCGCCATGGAAACCGGTGCCACCCTTGTGGTGATCGGCGTCCGCAACCGCTCCCGGGTCAGCAAAGTCATCCTCGGCTCCGATGCCCAGAGCATCATCCTCGGCTCGACCGTTCCCGTCCTGACTGTAAAGGCGGCCTCCGATGATCACTGAAGCAGGCAACAACGCCGAAGCTGCCAGGGAACTCCTTCCCTCTGACGGTCCGGCAAACAGCAGGCACGGATTCTGGGCGGGCCGCAGCGGCCTGGCGGTAGCGGGGATCCTCGCTGCGATCGGCGCCTACCTCACTGCGGGCATCGTGACCATGGACGTGCCGGAAGGGGCCAAAGCTCCGGGGCCGACGTTCTTTCCCATCCTCATCGTCATCGCCATTTTCGTTCTGGCCGTTCTGCTGACAGTACAGACTCTGCGGAAGCCCGAGCACGTCGCGGAAGCCGACACGGGACACCGCTTCCATACTGACTGGAAATCCCTCGGGCTCGTCTTCGGCGCTTTCCTGGCATTCGCGTTGCTGCTCATCCCGGTCGGCTGGCTCCTCTCCGCGGCAGTGCTGTTCTGGGGGGTATCCCGCGCATTGGGAAGCAGGCGCCCTTTGTTCGACGTCGGCCTGTCTCTGGTCTTCTCCTCGTGCATCCAGCTGGCATTCGGCGCCGGCCTGGGCCTTAACCTGCCCGGCGGCATCCTGGAAGGAATCTACGGCTGATGGAATCCCTTAACCTGCTCCTGGAGGGCTTCTCACAGGCCTTCACACCCATGAACCTGCTCTGGGTCTTTGTCGGCGCTTTCCTGGGCACCGCCGTCGGCGTCATCCCGGGCCTGGGCTCCTCGATGGCCGTCGCGCTCCTGCTTCCGGTGACATTCAGCCTTGACCCCGTGGGCGCTTTCATCATGTTCGCCGGCGTCTACTTCGGCGGGCTCTTTGGCGACTCCACCATGGGCATTCTGATGAACACCCCGGGCGGCTCAACCGCCATCGCCACCACCTTTGAAGGCCACCGGATGGCCAAACTCGGTCGGGCACCTCAGGCGCTGGCAACCTCCGCGATCGGTGCCTTCATCGGCGGCCTCATCGCCACCACGCTGGTGGTGTTCTTTGCTCCCAAGCTTGCCGACATCGCCGTGATGTTCGGCCCTGCCGAATACTTTGCGCTTGCCGTCTTCGCATTCATCGCCACCGCCTCCGTGGTATCAGACTCAGCCATCAAAGGCCTGTCCGCCCTCGCCATCGGCCTGGCCCTCGCAATCGTGGGTATCGACGGCATCTCCGGAGCGTCCCGCTTCACCGCCGACGTGCCCCAGCTCTTTGACGGAATCAGCATCATCGTCATCACGGTCGGCATCCTGGCCCTGGGCGAAGTCTTCCACGTTGCTGCTCGCATCCACCGCGATCCGAAGCTCTCAGCAATCGCCGTGTCCGGCCGCCCCTACCTTTCAAAGCGGGAATTCCGTGAGGCATTACCCGCGTGGCTCCGGGGTACGGCCTTCGGCGTGCCCTTTGGTGTCATTCCGGTGGGCGGCGCCGAAGTGCCCACTTTTATGGCCTACGGAACTGAGCGCCAGCTGGACCGCAAGCGCCGCGAACCGCAGTTCGGCAAGGGGGCGATCCGCGGCGTCGCAGCACCGGAGGCAGCCGGCAACGCCACCTCCGGCACCGCGATGGGCGCCCTCCTGGCACTCGGCCTGCCCACGTCAGCCACGGCAGCAATCATGCTGGCAGCGTTCCAGCAGTACGGGCTGCAGCCCGGACCGCTCCTGTTCGAACGCAACGCCGACCTGGTGTGGGCCTTGCTGGCGAGCCTCTTTATCGGTCTGGTGGTCCTGCTGGTCCTTAACCTTCCCTTCGCCCCGCTGTGGGCCAAGCTGCTGCTGATCCCCAAGCACTACCTGTATGCCGGCATCACAGTCTTTTGCGGCCTCGGCGTCTACGCCACCAGCGCAGCTGTTGCCGACCTTTACATCGTGCTGGCCATCGGAGTCCTTGGTTTTGTTCTGCGCCGGTACGGCTTCCCGCTGGCTCCCATCATGATTGGCGTCGTCCTCGGCCCCCTGGCCGAGACCAGCCTGCGCAACGCCATGATGTCCAGCGGCGGCCAGGTTTCAGTCCTGATCGACAGCCCCGTCACATGGACGCTCTACGGGATTCTGGCCATGGTGCTCGCCTACACACTCTGGCGCCGGATCACTGCCCGCGCCCGCCAGGACGTCTAGCAACTCCCGACGCTCACCGAGTTCCGGGGTGGAGCGCGCCACGGCGCCTCCACCCCGGTCTCAACCAGGTAGGGCGGGGAACCGCGAGGCGGTAATGTAGCCCATAGCCTATGAAGTAGGAAGGCGCGTAAGGAGCACACCGTGTCAATCCCTCCCATTGCACTGACGAAAAGCGCCTACGCCTACGACGAATTGCGCCGCCGCATACTTACCGGCCAGATCAAGCCGGGCTCAGTCTTCAGCCAGACAATGCTCGCCCAGGAACTCGGAGTCAGCACCACTCCCCTGCGCGAAGCCCTCCGCAGGCTCGCCGCCGAAGGCATGGTGCAACTTGACTCGCACAGGGATGCCAGAGTCACCCCCCTCACCGCAGACGAAGCGCGCAACCTCTACGTCATCCGGGAAAACCTCGACCCGCTGGCCGCAGCGCTGGCCGCCACAAGCCGAACACCGGATGACGTCTCGAGTATCGAAGCGGCATTAAAGCGGCTCACTCCGCTGAGTGATTCCAGCGATTTGGATGCACTGACAGCACACCGCAACTTCCACCGTGCCATCTACGTGGCATCCCACAACCCTCTCCTCATCGGAATCCTCGAGGGTCTGTGGGATAAAGCAGACCAGTACCGCCAGATTGGATTGCAAAACCAGCAGGACTCCTCAGCGGACCAGGACCGCGTCCAGCAGGAACACGTCCAGATAGCCGAAGCCGTTATTGCCGGTCAGGCCGATCGTGCCCGTGAAGTCATGCAGCGGCACGTCCTTGGAAGCCTGGGCCGGAGGGCAATCGATGTCCTCGAAGGGCCCAAATAGCTGGAAGAGCCAGCTCACGCGCCGCGCCATCTAGCGGTTTTGAGAACCATGACAGCCGGTGGGTCTGTGTCGTTGGGAGCATCCGCTTGTTGTCCGCACCGGGGGCCGGGCGCTCCTGTTACCAACGCGTACTGTGCCTCCCCCAGCCGGGTCGCCGTGACCGTTGGGGGCCGGGCGCAGGGCGTCCGACGGCGGCACCCGGCATGCTTCCGAATGTTTCCAGCATGTTAACTGGGGCGGGAATTTGTGCCTCCGAATTTCTCACGTAAATGTTTATGGATCCCTCGCGTAAACGAATTCCCTCACGTAGTTTTGCTTGTGAAAGGAACGCAGGTGACCGGCATCACACCGGATGACCTGCACCGGAGACGAACAGTTCCGGCAGCGACGCCGGCACCGAGAATCCAGGGACCTTTCGGCCTTGTGGCCCCCACGGAAACACCACCACCGCCCGTACCGGGTGTGCGCGGTCTTTTCGTGCCTCGGGCATCCTCATTTTCGTTCTATCTAGGAGATAAGCATGACTCTTGATATTGAATCTTCGACTGTTGTTGGGGTGGCGCATCCGTTGGATCCGTTGTCGCGGGAGGAGATTTCGCGTGCGGTGGGGATTTTGAAGGCTGGTCCTGCTGCGGCGGAGTCGTTCCGTTTTATCAGTGTTGAGCTGCGTGAGCCGTCCAAGGCTGATCTGCGCAATGGTGTGCAGGTGGTCCGTGAGGCGGACGCGGTGCTGGTGGACCGGGCGGTCGCGCGGTCGTACGAGGCGGTCGTGAACCTGGAGACGGGCACGGTGGATGCGTGGAAGCAGCTGGCGGAGAATGTCCAGCCGCCGTTCATGCTTGATGAGTTCGCCGAGTGCGAGGAAGCGTGCCGGAAGGACCCGAACGTTATCGCCGCGTTGGCCAAGCGGGGCCTGACGGACCTGGACCTGGTCTGCTTCGAGCCGTGGAGCGTGGGGTATTTCGGTGAGGACAACGAGGGCCGGCGCCTGATGCGTGCCCTGGTCTTCGTCCGGGACGAGGCCGATGACAGCCCGTACGCGCACCCGATCGAGAACTTCATTGTTTTCTATGACCTGAACGCCGGGGAGGTCGTCAAGCTCGAGGACGACCAGAAGATCCCCGTCCCTCCGCCCGGGGCAACTACCTGCCCAAGTACGTCGGCCCGGCCCGCACGGACCTGAAGCCGATCGAGATCACCCAGCCCGAGGGCGCCTCCTTCCAGGTCACCGGCAACCACGTGCGCTGGGCCGACTGGTCCTTCCGGGTCGGTTTCACCCCCCGTGAAGGCCTGGTGCTGCACCAGCTGAAATTCCGTGACCAGGACGTGGACCGCCCGGTCATCAACCGCGCCTCCCTCTCGGAAATGGTGGTCCCGTACGGTGACACCGCCCCGGTGCAGGCGAAGAAGAACGCGTTCGATTCCGGTGAGTACAACATCGGCAACATGGCCAACTCCCTGACCCTGGGCTGTGACTGCCTGGGCGAGATCAAGTACTTCGACGGTCACTCCGTCGATTCCCTGGGCAACCCGTGGACGATCGAGAACGCGATCTGCATGCACGAAGAAGACGACTCGATCCTGTGGAAGCACTTCGACTTCCGTGAAGGACCGCCGAGACCCGCCGCAACCGCAAGCTCGTGATCTCCTTCATCGCCA is from Arthrobacter sp. QXT-31 and encodes:
- the acnA gene encoding aconitate hydratase AcnA; translated protein: MTLQTGTTIGHQAIAVGGRRFRITDVRAALGPDFHRLPMVLRLLAENTLRRSVPAEAARTVGNLRNWLRARSSEEELEFWPQRVLMHDTTSTPALVDVAAMRDSLAEAGVDPSTLNPMLRVDVSIDHSLAVEEYGRPDAAGRNLVHEYRRNRERYRFLKWASQAMETVHINPPGTGIMHTINLEQLATVVTTVEDHDGGLPWAVPDMMIGTDSHTPMINGLGVLGWGVGGLEAQTVMFGMPTTLRIPDVIGVRLTGALPPGATATDLALTVTQRLRAMGVSGEFVEFYGPGVAGLTVGQRAVVSNMAPEYGATTGYFPIDANVLDYLRETGRSEFQRTLVETYARACGFWFDPDAEPDYTSTITVDLAAIELRAAGPRRPQDLLALAEIPAVLHTENPLREHAGDLPLFPVALAAITSCTNTTDPKLLIAAGLVAAKARKLGLGLPSWVKTSLAPGSPAAASYLKRSGLLEDLGAVGFDIVGFGCTTCIGNPGPLPDRIRASLDEGRIRPVAILSGNRNFPGRVHPDLDLGFIMSPPLVVAYALAGRADVDLASYDFRAGSGAEGAPVRLADLLPTQAEIDVAWEAGQDPLDFARDFSVAVRNPMWSRLEAPDTPLFPWDPGSTILRRPPFASPDQGSQLGHYIAHPLLVLGDDITTDHISPASAIPADSLVADFLVERGEDRADLNVFASRRGNWEVMLRGGFHNKTVNNHLGTAIPGGLPVAHTVHGPSGEVLPLPEAADRYRREGNSTVIIAGERFGTGSSRDWAAKVQRLLGVRAVIAGSFERIHRSNLIGMGVLPLIAPENVRGRLQDLRPGDRIEIVAPAGALAPRTRIRVVLHLADGRTEEFNASAAVETELDVALLRVGGVIPSLLRTTIEASPAKEPETA
- a CDS encoding Bug family tripartite tricarboxylate transporter substrate binding protein is translated as MEPHPTSVKKTSRMKQVARAAFAVLGITAVALASVNASASGSGDDARNRLTLIAPAGAGGGWDGAAREAQQAMRAQGLVNNAQVVNIPGAGGTIGLTKFAGMEGESSTLMLMGITMLGAININGSDTTLEDVTPIARITEDYDVLVVPANSPYNSVDELVSAWKRNPGSFAFGGGSLGSVDQMIITQLAQAGGIEPTAVNYIAYSGGGELATSLMSGTIKASVSGYVDFADQIEAGRLKALAVSAPEPVESIDVPTLKELGYDISLTNWRGMVAAPGITPEQKQVLQDIVTEVVQTPEWKDAIERNQWTDRFLAGEEFERFIADESEAVNNIWNELGY
- a CDS encoding universal stress protein, which encodes MTILVGYTKTPEGNAALSHGLQAAELAGKPLAIFPLGEIHQTATREAGDAAVHEAVEAGATLLHRDPQGRHPAEELLDSAMETGATLVVIGVRNRSRVSKVILGSDAQSIILGSTVPVLTVKAASDDH
- a CDS encoding tripartite tricarboxylate transporter TctB family protein, whose translation is MITEAGNNAEAARELLPSDGPANSRHGFWAGRSGLAVAGILAAIGAYLTAGIVTMDVPEGAKAPGPTFFPILIVIAIFVLAVLLTVQTLRKPEHVAEADTGHRFHTDWKSLGLVFGAFLAFALLLIPVGWLLSAAVLFWGVSRALGSRRPLFDVGLSLVFSSCIQLAFGAGLGLNLPGGILEGIYG
- a CDS encoding tripartite tricarboxylate transporter permease — encoded protein: MESLNLLLEGFSQAFTPMNLLWVFVGAFLGTAVGVIPGLGSSMAVALLLPVTFSLDPVGAFIMFAGVYFGGLFGDSTMGILMNTPGGSTAIATTFEGHRMAKLGRAPQALATSAIGAFIGGLIATTLVVFFAPKLADIAVMFGPAEYFALAVFAFIATASVVSDSAIKGLSALAIGLALAIVGIDGISGASRFTADVPQLFDGISIIVITVGILALGEVFHVAARIHRDPKLSAIAVSGRPYLSKREFREALPAWLRGTAFGVPFGVIPVGGAEVPTFMAYGTERQLDRKRREPQFGKGAIRGVAAPEAAGNATSGTAMGALLALGLPTSATAAIMLAAFQQYGLQPGPLLFERNADLVWALLASLFIGLVVLLVLNLPFAPLWAKLLLIPKHYLYAGITVFCGLGVYATSAAVADLYIVLAIGVLGFVLRRYGFPLAPIMIGVVLGPLAETSLRNAMMSSGGQVSVLIDSPVTWTLYGILAMVLAYTLWRRITARARQDV
- a CDS encoding GntR family transcriptional regulator, with amino-acid sequence MSIPPIALTKSAYAYDELRRRILTGQIKPGSVFSQTMLAQELGVSTTPLREALRRLAAEGMVQLDSHRDARVTPLTADEARNLYVIRENLDPLAAALAATSRTPDDVSSIEAALKRLTPLSDSSDLDALTAHRNFHRAIYVASHNPLLIGILEGLWDKADQYRQIGLQNQQDSSADQDRVQQEHVQIAEAVIAGQADRAREVMQRHVLGSLGRRAIDVLEGPK
- a CDS encoding copper amine oxidase, whose protein sequence is MRWADWSFRVGFTPREGLVLHQLKFRDQDVDRPVINRASLSEMVVPYGDTAPVQAKKNAFDSGEYNIGNMANSLTLGCDCLGEIKYFDGHSVDSLGNPWTIENAICMHEEDDSILWKHFDFREGPPRPAATASS